In Carassius gibelio isolate Cgi1373 ecotype wild population from Czech Republic chromosome B2, carGib1.2-hapl.c, whole genome shotgun sequence, a single genomic region encodes these proteins:
- the wnt3a gene encoding protein Wnt-3a yields the protein MIYLGYFLFLFCGLTRTRVMASYPIWWSLAVGHQYSSLGTQPILCSSIPGLVPKQLRFCRNYLEIMPSVAEGVKIGIQECQHQFRGRRWNCTTINDNLAIFGPVLDKATRESAFVHAIASAGVAFAVTRACSEGSVTICGCDTRRKGPPGEGWKWGGCSEDVEFGSMVSREFADARENRPDARSAMNRHNNEAGRVSITDHMYLKCKCHGLSGSCEVKTCWWSQPDFRVIGDYMKDKYDSSSEMVVEKHRESRGWVETLRPKYTFFKPPTETDLVYYESSPNFCEPNPETGSFGTRDRICNLTSHGIDGCDLLCCGRGHNTRTEKRKEKCHCIFHWCCYVSCQECTRVYDVHTCK from the exons GTCTCTGGCGGTGGGACACCAGTACTCGTCTCTGGGTACTCAGCCCATCCTGTGCAGCTCAATCCCCGGCCTGGTACCCAAACAGCTCCGCTTCTGCCGCAACTATCTGGAAATCATGCCTAGTGTGGCAGAGGGGGTGAAAATCGGCATCCAAGAGTGTCAGCATCAGTTCCGAGGCCGCAGATGGAATTGCACAACTATTAATGACAACCTGGCCATCTTTGGACCGGTGCTGGATAAAG CCACTCGAGAATCAGCATTTGTCCATGCAATTGCCTCAGCGGGGGTAGCGTTCGCTGTGACGCGGGCTTGCTCCGAGGGCTCCGTCACCATCTGTGGCTGTGACACGCGGAGGAAAGGACCACCAGGCGAGGGCTGGAAGTGGGGCGGCTGCAGTGAGGACGTGGAGTTTGGCAGTATGGTATCCCGAGAGTTTGCTGATGCTCGTGAGAATCGGCCAGACGCTCGCTCAGCTATGAATCGACACAACAACGAAGCTGGACGTGTG TCAATCACAGACCACATGTACCTGAAATGTAAGTGTCACGGCCTTTCGGGAAGCTGCGAGGTGAAAACCTGCTGGTGGTCGCAGCCTGACTTTCGGGTGATAGGCGACTACATGAAGGACAAGTATGACAGCTCATCAGAAATGGTGGTGGAGAAACATCGGGAATCACGAGGCTGGGTCGAGACCTTACGACCAAAGTACACCTTCTTCAAGCCCCCTACCGAAACTGACCTGGTCTACTATGAAAGTTCGCCAAACTTCTGTGAACCCAACCCAGAAACCGGCTCCTTCGGCACCCGTGACCGTATATGTAACCTGACATCACACGGTATTGATGGCTGCGACTTGCTCTGTTGCGGCCGAGGCCACAACACTCGAACTGAGAAACGCAAGGAGAAATGCCACTGCATTTTTCATTGGTGCTGCTACGTGAGTTGCCAGGAGTGTACGAGAGTTTATGATGTCCACACCTGCAagtaa